In the Oreochromis aureus strain Israel breed Guangdong linkage group 14, ZZ_aureus, whole genome shotgun sequence genome, one interval contains:
- the gpr184 gene encoding G protein-coupled receptor 184 has protein sequence MNSTLKPETGNNSTCVKIGESVVSDFLMSVYILAFVFGLIFNVLTLGPIIQQVKQKNVLGIFLLNLSISDILFVITMPLWINYYRFDHRWMLGSWSCSVAGFVYYSNMYISIYLLCCISLDRCLVVSYPLRFKTHRTSCYAWMQCIVVYAVVVVIHIIMLVSDNLKDAHDENNNNDRCYETYPLEKPIALFNLLRVGFGFLLPLLVLAVSYWRVLATVGQSPGLSAQAKRKVRLLSFGVIGIFSVCFAPYHILLLIRSLVFYNNNFDTSNNGSYCKFEEQMHFVFSCTLALSSLNAVVDPVLYVLVSNGVWEQIKLTWRSRRRTGQEDCALTAYKRGKAATTTTTNLI, from the coding sequence ATGAACTCCACTTTAAAACCAGAAACAGGCAACAACTCAACATGCGTTAAGATTGGAGAGAGTGTTGTCAGTGACTTTCTGATGTCTGTTTACATACTGGcctttgtttttggtttgatCTTCAATGTACTGACCCTGGGCCCCATCATTCAACAAGTGAAGCAAAAAAATGTCCTGGGAATCTTCCTGCTCAACCTGTCTATCTCTGACATCCTTTTTGTCATCACTATGCCCCTTTGGATAAATTATTACCGGTTTGACCACCGCTGGATGCTAGGTTCTTGGTCCTGCAGTGTAGCTGGCTTTGTCTACTACTCTAATATGTATATCAGCATCTACCTGCTTTGCTGTATCTCTTTGGACCGCTGTCTGGTGGTCAGTTACCCACTCCGCTTCAAGACACACCGAACGTCTTGCTACGCCTGGATGCAGTGTATCGTAGTTTATGCGGTAGTGGTGGTGATACACATCATAATGCTGGTCTCTGACAATCTCAAAGATGCCCATGATGAGAACAACAATAATGACCGTTGTTATGAGACCTACCCCTTGGAGAAGCCTATTGCTCTATTCAACTTGCTCAGAGTAGGCTTTGGCTTCCTGCTACCCCTGCTAGTACTGgcagtgagctactggagggtGCTAGCCACTGTGGGCCAAAGTCCCGGCCTGAGCGCCCAGGCTAAGAGGAAGGTCCGTCTTCTCTCCTTTGGAGTCATTGGGATCTTCTCAGTTTGCTTTGCTCCATATCATATTCTTTTGCTCATACGCTCACTAGTATTTTATAACAACAATTTTGATACGAGTAACAATGGGAGTTACTGCAAGTTTGAAGAACAAATGCACTTCGTCTTCTCCTGTACGCTGGCACTGTCCAGTTTGAATGCTGTGGTGGACCCGGTGCTGTATGTGTTGGTGAGTAACGGAGTCTGGGAGCAGATCAAACTAACCTGGAGAAGCCGCAGACGGACAGGACAAGAAGACTGTGCACTAACTGCTTACAAAAGAGGAAAAGCTGCCACTACTACGACTACTAATTTAATATGA